A DNA window from Actinokineospora baliensis contains the following coding sequences:
- a CDS encoding glycoside hydrolase family 3 protein, with the protein MPTRALRWSLTAVAAACTCAASAVLVVPLVVAPASTAAPEDGASTQPAPQLGQDALMDAWVDARVRRMTLEQKVGQLFVATVWGKSATEVHPSNRQHYGVDTPAEVVQRYQVGGVIYFNNSGTDNVDNPLQLAAFSNGLQRAALNSAPNLPLIVSIDQEGGNVTRVPAPATEFPSAMAIGAGRSAADARTLASVNANELRAMGINQNFAPVADVNSNPRNPVIGARSFSAHPDLASDMVTAQVRGYQSSGKPADTVSASAKHFPGHGDAATDSHTGLPAITRTAQQWRSVDLPPFRAAVEAGVDSIMTAHIQFPSLDPSGVPATVSRPIITGLLRGELGFDGVVVTDSLGMQGVREMFGDAEIPVLALEAGVDQLLMPPDLALAEQSVLAAVNAGRLTPARIEESVRRILALKWRRGIVSQPLVDERTVGRLVGAPQHKAAIQRLTDRTVTVLANDGTLPLRTAPGRVLVTGVGDPSNPDNSPNTLAAAIGTRGSTANSIPTGPRPAKALVDQAVAAANGTDLVVVLTNNLASNTEQQALVAALVKTGIPVVAVATQTPYDPGFAAAPNWVATYSWRAVSLESLARVLFGEVAPRGKLPVDVFLQNDPALPLYPYDHGLTW; encoded by the coding sequence GTGCCCACTCGCGCCCTCCGCTGGTCGCTCACCGCGGTCGCCGCTGCCTGCACCTGCGCCGCCTCCGCGGTCCTCGTCGTCCCGCTGGTCGTCGCGCCTGCGTCCACAGCCGCGCCCGAGGACGGCGCCAGCACCCAACCCGCGCCGCAACTGGGCCAGGATGCGCTGATGGACGCCTGGGTGGACGCGCGCGTGCGGCGGATGACACTGGAGCAGAAGGTCGGGCAGCTGTTCGTGGCCACCGTCTGGGGCAAGTCCGCGACCGAGGTACACCCGAGCAACCGGCAGCACTATGGCGTGGACACCCCTGCCGAGGTCGTACAGCGCTACCAGGTCGGCGGCGTCATCTACTTCAACAACTCCGGTACGGACAACGTCGACAACCCGCTCCAGCTGGCCGCGTTCTCCAATGGTCTCCAGCGGGCGGCACTCAACTCTGCCCCCAACCTGCCTCTTATCGTGTCGATCGACCAAGAGGGCGGGAACGTCACTCGGGTACCCGCGCCAGCTACGGAGTTCCCCAGCGCGATGGCTATAGGCGCCGGTCGTAGTGCGGCTGATGCGCGGACGCTGGCGAGCGTTAATGCCAACGAGTTGCGGGCCATGGGGATCAACCAGAACTTCGCCCCGGTCGCGGACGTCAACTCCAACCCGCGCAACCCGGTGATCGGCGCGCGGTCGTTCTCCGCACACCCGGACCTGGCTTCCGACATGGTGACCGCCCAGGTGCGGGGCTACCAGTCCAGCGGCAAGCCCGCCGACACGGTGTCCGCGTCGGCCAAGCACTTCCCGGGCCACGGCGACGCCGCGACCGACAGCCACACCGGTCTGCCCGCGATCACCCGGACCGCGCAGCAGTGGCGGTCGGTGGACCTGCCGCCGTTCCGGGCCGCGGTCGAGGCGGGTGTCGACTCGATCATGACGGCGCACATCCAGTTCCCCAGCCTCGACCCGTCCGGCGTGCCCGCCACGGTGTCGCGGCCGATCATCACCGGGCTGCTGCGCGGCGAGCTCGGGTTCGACGGCGTCGTGGTCACCGACTCCCTGGGGATGCAGGGTGTGCGCGAGATGTTCGGCGACGCCGAGATCCCGGTGCTGGCGCTGGAGGCCGGTGTCGACCAGCTCCTGATGCCGCCCGACCTGGCACTGGCCGAGCAATCGGTGCTCGCCGCGGTCAACGCGGGCAGGCTGACCCCGGCCAGGATTGAGGAGAGCGTGCGGCGGATCCTGGCGTTGAAGTGGCGGCGCGGGATCGTGTCCCAGCCGCTGGTGGACGAACGCACGGTCGGCCGTCTTGTCGGCGCACCGCAGCACAAAGCGGCGATCCAACGGCTGACCGACCGGACGGTGACGGTCCTCGCCAACGACGGGACCCTGCCACTGCGCACCGCACCTGGTCGAGTCCTGGTGACCGGCGTGGGCGACCCGTCGAACCCGGACAACTCCCCCAACACCCTGGCGGCCGCTATAGGCACGCGCGGTTCGACTGCGAACTCGATCCCGACGGGCCCGCGGCCCGCGAAGGCGCTGGTCGACCAGGCCGTTGCCGCCGCCAATGGCACCGACCTCGTGGTCGTGCTGACCAACAACCTGGCGAGCAACACCGAGCAGCAGGCCCTGGTCGCGGCGTTGGTGAAGACCGGGATTCCGGTAGTGGCAGTGGCGACGCAGACGCCCTACGACCCTGGGTTCGCCGCGGCACCGAACTGGGTGGCGACCTACTCGTGGCGCGCTGTGTCTCTAGAGTCCCTGGCCAGGGTCCTGTTCGGGGAGGTCGCGCCGCGCGGGAAGTTGCCGGTGGACGTGTTCCTGCAAAACGACCCCGCGCTGCCGCTGTACCCCTATGACCACGGCTTGACCTGGTAG
- a CDS encoding HAD-IB family hydrolase — protein sequence MSDSGAQAAPQPGRVAAFFDLDKTVIAKSSALAFSRPFFQGGLINRRGVLKSAYAQFVFASSGADADQVERMRAHLTALCEGWDVEQVRSIVEETLHDIVDPLVYAEAAELVAAHKADGHDVVVVSASGEEIVTPIALMIGATHSVGTRMVAVDGRYTGEIDFYCYGPNKATAIRELAASNGYDLAVSHAYSDSSTDLPMLEAVGKPSVVNPDRGLRKLATEREWPVLTFTKPVSLRSRFHAPSGTAVAVTAIGLGAVATAGAAWYGLHRRRRR from the coding sequence GTGAGCGACTCCGGCGCGCAGGCGGCGCCCCAGCCCGGCCGGGTGGCGGCCTTCTTCGACCTCGACAAGACGGTGATCGCCAAGTCGAGCGCGCTGGCCTTCAGCAGGCCGTTCTTCCAGGGCGGCCTGATCAACCGGCGCGGCGTGCTCAAGAGCGCCTACGCGCAGTTCGTGTTCGCGTCCTCCGGTGCCGACGCCGACCAGGTCGAGCGGATGCGCGCGCACCTGACCGCGCTGTGCGAGGGCTGGGACGTCGAGCAGGTCCGGTCCATCGTGGAGGAGACGCTGCACGACATCGTCGACCCGCTCGTCTACGCCGAGGCCGCCGAACTGGTCGCCGCGCACAAGGCCGACGGGCACGACGTGGTGGTGGTGTCGGCCTCCGGTGAGGAGATCGTCACCCCGATCGCGCTGATGATCGGGGCGACGCACAGCGTCGGCACCAGGATGGTCGCCGTGGACGGCCGCTACACCGGCGAGATCGACTTCTACTGCTACGGCCCGAACAAGGCGACCGCGATCCGCGAGCTGGCGGCGAGCAACGGCTACGACCTCGCGGTCAGCCACGCCTACTCCGATTCCAGCACCGACCTGCCGATGCTGGAGGCGGTCGGCAAGCCGTCGGTGGTCAACCCCGACCGCGGCCTGCGCAAGCTGGCCACCGAGCGGGAGTGGCCGGTGCTCACCTTCACCAAGCCGGTGTCGCTGCGCTCGCGCTTCCACGCCCCGTCCGGGACGGCGGTCGCGGTCACCGCGATCGGCCTCGGAGCGGTGGCCACCGCGGGCGCCGCCTGGTACGGACTGCACCGGCGGCGGCGCAGATAA